A stretch of DNA from bacterium BMS3Abin08:
GCCCATGGCAAGTTTAGTGAAAAGCTCAGTGACAAGGCCGGGAGGTTTGGTATGGGTGGTGAGAGATCCACACTCAAGGGATATGGAGAGGCCCACAACCTCGAGACCGAGAACCGGAAACGCCTGCTGAAATCCGTTGCGGATGAGATCATGAGACTGGTTCAGAGCGAGGACTGCGGACGTTGGTATTTAGCGGCGCCTAAAAAGATAAACAGCAGGCTTGTAGAAATGATAGACGAGGAAACCCGGAGGACCCTCAGGAAGAACATCCCCGCAGACCTTACAAAGGCAGATAAGTCCGAATTGCTGGAACGTCTGGGTATTTGATACCCATTTTCAGCCCTCCTCGCACCAGGCCCTGGCATTCTGAAACACCCTGAGCCATGGA
This window harbors:
- a CDS encoding protein required for attachment to host cells — its product is MKSILFVVDLGHFKAYSIERTELGTPRVELIESYDTLDAHGKFSEKLSDKAGRFGMGGERSTLKGYGEAHNLETENRKRLLKSVADEIMRLVQSEDCGRWYLAAPKKINSRLVEMIDEETRRTLRKNIPADLTKADKSELLERLGI